The proteins below come from a single Trueperaceae bacterium genomic window:
- the hpt gene encoding hypoxanthine phosphoribosyltransferase: protein MPDPANDPTHAPATDTVFTPGAGTVQIAEADLRARVAALGAAIAADHAGEPLHLVCVLNGAFLFMADLVRAIDAPLTVDFLSVSSYGSRTESAGEVQLVKDLDQSLKGKHVVLVEDIVDTGLTMRYLLQYLEGREPLSLKVASLLSKPSRRTVDVHVDYLGFEIDDAFVYGYGLDVAHAYRNLPFVTSMTREEAEAAGE, encoded by the coding sequence ACCGACACGGTCTTCACGCCCGGCGCCGGCACCGTCCAGATCGCCGAAGCGGACCTCCGCGCCCGCGTCGCGGCGCTCGGGGCGGCCATCGCCGCCGATCACGCCGGCGAACCGCTGCACCTCGTCTGCGTCCTCAACGGCGCGTTCCTGTTCATGGCCGACCTCGTGCGCGCCATCGACGCCCCCCTCACCGTCGACTTCCTCAGCGTCTCCAGCTACGGCAGCCGCACCGAAAGCGCCGGCGAAGTCCAACTCGTCAAGGACCTCGACCAGAGCCTCAAAGGCAAACACGTCGTCCTCGTCGAGGACATCGTGGACACCGGCCTCACCATGCGCTACCTGCTGCAGTACCTCGAGGGCCGCGAACCGCTGTCGCTGAAGGTCGCCAGCCTCCTCAGCAAACCCTCGCGCCGCACCGTCGACGTGCACGTCGACTACCTCGGGTTCGAGATCGACGACGCCTTCGTCTACGGCTACGGCCTCGACGTCGCCCACGCGTACCGCAACCTGCCGTTCGTCACCAGCATGACGCGCGAGGAGGCGGAGGCGGCCGGGGAGTGA
- a CDS encoding M23 family metallopeptidase: MTRRRRRTAGLALLAVLGVGWGVGQMMRDADPPNVWIETPARTEVGAPFPVRLSADEPARYRLTYGGATLSAVEQAWTATPVAVAGVRELRVVAEDAAGNRTEVRRTVEGVTPADVTPRVVGGARPGAPFHVALDVAPPDAPLADLAVRVGGRDLVVHRDEGGLVAFGAVPLQRDAGRLDGVVTWRDGLDRDRVRALAVPFGPLATPHQDLNVDAATLSVITPEARALEAERLAAAAADPRDPPRWTSAFRLPIEGRGTSGFATSRTYAPGGPVSFHVGEDVAVPTGTPVAATNDGVVRLAEALPIKGGTVILDHGAGVTSRHYHLSAVAVQVGDVLAAGDVLGAVGNTGLSTGPHLHWEVRVDGVPSDPLAWVDRTRP, encoded by the coding sequence GTGACCCGCCGCCGGCGCCGCACCGCGGGCCTCGCCCTCCTCGCCGTCCTCGGCGTGGGGTGGGGCGTGGGCCAGATGATGCGCGACGCCGACCCCCCGAACGTGTGGATCGAGACGCCCGCCCGCACCGAGGTCGGTGCGCCGTTCCCGGTCCGGCTCAGCGCCGACGAGCCCGCCCGCTACCGCCTCACGTACGGCGGCGCGACGCTCAGCGCCGTCGAGCAGGCCTGGACCGCGACGCCCGTCGCCGTCGCCGGCGTGCGCGAGCTGCGCGTCGTCGCCGAGGACGCCGCGGGGAACCGCACCGAGGTGCGCCGCACCGTCGAGGGCGTCACGCCCGCCGACGTCACGCCGCGCGTCGTCGGCGGCGCGCGACCGGGCGCCCCCTTCCACGTCGCTCTCGACGTCGCGCCCCCCGACGCGCCGCTGGCCGACCTCGCCGTCCGCGTGGGCGGCCGCGACCTCGTCGTGCACCGCGACGAGGGCGGCCTCGTCGCGTTCGGCGCGGTGCCGCTCCAGCGCGACGCCGGCCGCCTCGACGGCGTCGTCACCTGGCGCGACGGCCTCGACCGCGACCGCGTCCGCGCCCTCGCGGTCCCCTTCGGTCCGCTCGCCACGCCCCACCAGGACCTGAACGTCGACGCCGCCACCCTGTCGGTGATCACGCCCGAGGCGCGCGCGCTCGAGGCGGAGCGCCTCGCCGCGGCGGCCGCCGACCCGCGCGACCCGCCCCGCTGGACGTCGGCGTTCCGCCTCCCGATCGAGGGGCGCGGCACGTCGGGCTTCGCGACGTCGCGCACGTACGCGCCCGGCGGCCCGGTCAGCTTCCACGTCGGCGAGGACGTCGCCGTCCCCACCGGCACGCCGGTCGCCGCGACGAACGACGGCGTCGTCCGCCTCGCCGAGGCCCTCCCCATCAAGGGCGGCACCGTGATCCTCGATCACGGCGCCGGCGTCACCAGCCGGCACTACCACCTCTCGGCCGTCGCGGTGCAGGTCGGCGACGTGCTCGCGGCCGGCGACGTGCTCGGCGCGGTCGGCAACACCGGCCTCAGCACCGGCCCGCACCTGCACTGGGAGGTGCGGGTCGACGGCGTCCCCAGCGACCCGCTGGCGTGGGTGGACCGCACCCGCCCCTGA
- the trpS gene encoding tryptophan--tRNA ligase produces MSEPGARPRVFSGIQPSGDLHLGTYLGALRQWVEHQHERDNVFCVVDLHAITVPEAIDPATLKAKSREVAALYFASGIDPDANLVFVQSHVREHAELTWLLNCTTPLGWLHRMTQFKAKSETRESVSTGLLDYPVLQAADILLYDTDLVPVGEDQVQHVELTRDIAQRFNHLFGEVFTLPDATVPPSGARVMGFDEPDAKMSKSVAQVRDRHAVNLLDDERVIKKTVMSAVTDSGREFRFEHAGAGVRNLLGVLRSLTGETYETLADRYEGRGYGDLKKDVLEAILETVRPIRERYEAYAADPAELDAILARNADRAREHAAATLKRAQDALGVGA; encoded by the coding sequence ATGAGCGAGCCCGGCGCACGCCCGCGCGTCTTCTCCGGCATCCAACCCAGCGGCGACCTGCACCTCGGCACCTACCTCGGGGCGCTGCGCCAGTGGGTCGAGCACCAGCACGAACGCGACAACGTCTTCTGCGTCGTCGACCTCCACGCGATCACCGTCCCCGAAGCGATCGACCCCGCCACGCTCAAGGCGAAGAGCCGCGAGGTCGCCGCCCTGTACTTCGCGAGCGGCATCGACCCCGACGCGAACCTCGTGTTCGTGCAGTCGCACGTCCGCGAGCACGCCGAACTCACCTGGCTCCTGAACTGCACCACGCCGCTCGGGTGGCTGCACCGCATGACGCAGTTCAAAGCGAAGAGCGAGACGCGCGAGAGCGTCTCCACCGGCCTCCTGGACTACCCGGTCCTGCAGGCGGCCGACATCCTGTTGTACGACACCGACCTCGTCCCGGTCGGCGAGGACCAGGTGCAGCACGTCGAGCTGACGCGCGACATCGCGCAGCGCTTCAACCACCTGTTCGGGGAGGTCTTCACCCTGCCCGACGCGACCGTCCCCCCGAGCGGCGCGCGCGTCATGGGGTTCGACGAGCCCGACGCGAAGATGTCGAAGAGCGTCGCGCAGGTCCGCGACCGGCACGCCGTGAACCTCCTCGACGACGAGCGGGTCATCAAGAAGACCGTCATGAGCGCCGTCACCGACTCCGGGCGGGAGTTCCGCTTCGAGCACGCCGGCGCCGGCGTCCGCAACCTCCTCGGGGTGCTGCGCAGCCTCACCGGCGAGACGTACGAGACGCTCGCCGACCGCTACGAAGGCCGCGGCTACGGCGACCTCAAGAAGGACGTCCTCGAGGCGATCCTGGAGACCGTGAGGCCGATCCGCGAACGCTACGAGGCGTACGCCGCCGACCCG